A single window of Lutzomyia longipalpis isolate SR_M1_2022 chromosome 1, ASM2433408v1 DNA harbors:
- the LOC129791412 gene encoding GRIP and coiled-coil domain-containing protein 2 — MNQDTPEQGASGEKKTSSPFEAMSRDELMRKCKFLLSLVQKTKQSKEELVEENKNLKEEITNYESQKNADKKCLKAMQEVVESLTENKLNSTIKISELEGSVKSLEKKLKEVSLERDKSLEALSIENEAFKRQINRLTDENDSLAADVTNMDVKLKEVSKIGVEQQNLLIQLREATTSREQESQQLAQTQEKLAKLTEENTKLLEDLKATKEEQNRKIAECQEEEKKAKEELKKSSEKMKLYRNKIVEMSSKLKQLKKSYKTVVEIVREYSITIPAWQQEMQKVAGKMQKFIEERDLEVEKFKEKIRELEGLSEKQNNEEEAKELEECKKVIKDLEEKAKKMEEEFARKAEEYEKSNKQYLETENQLQQKIEKLTEALNDKEKHHEESNKAIEDRYREENEKLQKEDQELITISQHLEEELKTIRENFAIQEKSLQENSQSIIENQKENIQSLQEEIQKLTEESQKMEELLKRKDEERETMAKALREESENVIKNLQQEIQELEKNSQNLAEKLRRKEEEQALAESMRNESNNLLRDHETNIQKLQNHIQELTKKSENLEEVLKRKNEENVALTESLEKESKNIIENLRQEIQKLHEELQGITDKYHSLEQELQRKDEEHTKLSECLQQKSENIIRDQETNIQTLQEEIQKLSEHSDSLESKLNEKESQNSQMEDAFTEKSRELQENHEKKVKELQEIIQELTKKSQEIEEKLKEEQLVKMEAFQSQNLLENQTKEVEGLQIKLQEVEKVKEQQSNLIQEHLEHQKASNSKCQELENQLQEKQDECLKLKQILEDQKMIINDIQLKAQEGNDKSAELAALIQKKEAESEDLTKSFEDKLRIILEKHEMDTQSYQKAIDQLEAKSAELEIKIQEKDQLLEEKCKELKDCSSAHKQKLEELESRYRLENGDLLKEMKEINEVLKERGELISRQQLELETFQTTTEKLKMQLQEAELRIEELQKRPLASPDSMASTSQTHLAESTESLENFEEKYAKLRVLATKLKKKVSEQGVQIANLEAEAKDRGSLQKENEKLRETVERLDSADTGDVKSLKKEKEAFLITQRQLQKEIEELRKSLADSKAQHKEAVQREQNVKSELEKSKAAAKKSNVLSLEIDAYEKSLNEVSQKLDAKKHQVKDLEASLESQRESIKTLNDQIRVLEESFKSEQNHSAELKKQIDSQQKKLRESDHEKTELRLKLDQANKAIDAGRQDLEEIRGQLSEKGQETEKVGSILQAERDKFVRQVFNLEEEVSRLRTEISEKSKELEETLAEFSSYKVRAQAVLMKRHETKDTSRERELEEEVAALQSTVESLNARQASMKQQHDELERMVKVFQDEKIRTQTRLKELSIQLEETRLTNEGLIEANKKQLQDHQEALKVQRQHIETLNACFKTQIDDLHEKYSKELANIRVQPEVPDSSNASEVRREDRSRFPFDIATTDEQKMDLMLMEREDGEGSENTSQSSQVVARKTSRGRRDLIPLDELLNSPFEDHAPAYEGAASISPNAELQATKEKLQASENHIKHLTALLAEAEQDLAKLSQLNEMLKEEVRRQQRSLERESHMHNSEYLKNVIFKFLTLSQGDEKAHLVPVLNTILKLSPEETQKLHSVARGGDGIGWGSFLPIWSNHQ, encoded by the exons atgaaCCAGGACACTCCAGAGCAG ggTGCTTCTGGTGAAAAGAAGACAAGCAGCCCCTTCGAGGCCATGTCTCGGGATGAGCTaatgagaaaatgcaaattcctCCTGAGTCTCGTTCAGAAGACCAAGCAATCCAAGGAGG aattAGTGGAGGAGAATAAGAACCTAAAGGAAGAGATAACTAACTATGAGTCACAGAAGAATGCCGATAAGAAGTGCCTGAAAGCAATGCAGGAAGTTGTGGAGTCGCTGAcggagaataaattaaattctacaatAAAAATCAGTGAACTCGAAGGAAGTGTAAAATCCTTGGAGAAGAAGCTGAAGGAAGTTTCTCTTGAGCGGGATAAGTCCCTGGAGGCGCTGTCAATTGAGAATGAGGCTTTCAAGAGGCAAATTAATCGATTAACTGATGAAAATGATTCCCTGGCTGCTGATGTCACGAACATGGATGTGAAGCTGAAGGAAGTCAGCAAGATTGGCGTTGAGCAGCAAAATCTTCTGATCCAGCTGCGAGAAGCCACCACCAGCAGGGAGCAAGAGAGTCAGCAACTTGCGCAGACTCAGGAGAAACTCGCTAAGCTCAcggaagaaaatacaaaactcCTCGAAGACTTGAAAGCCACGAAAGAAGAGCAAAATAGGAAGATCGCTGAGTGCCaggaagaagagaagaaggCAAAGGAAGAACTGAAAAAATCCAGTGAAAAGATGAAGCTgtatagaaataaaatcgttGAGATGTCTTCAAAACTGAAGCAGCTCAAGAAGTCCTACAAGACTGTCGTTGAAATTGTTCGAGAGTATTCCATCACAATCCCCGCATGGCAGCAGGAGATGCAGAAAGTAGCTGGGAAGATGcagaaattcattgaagagAGAGATTTGGAAGTTGAGAAGTTCAAGGAGAAGATTCGTGAGTTAGAAGGGTTGAGTGAGAAGCAAAAcaatgaagaagaagcaaaagaacTCGAAGAATGCAAGAAAGTAATTAAAGATCTTGAAGAAAAGGCAAAGAAAATGGAAGAGGAATTCGCAAGAAAGGCGGAAGAATatgaaaaatctaataaacAGTATTTAGAAACTGAAAATCAGCTTCAGCAGAAGATAGAGAAGCTCACAGAAGCActaaatgataaagaaaagcATCACGAAGAATCAAATAAAGCCATTGAAGATCGTTACagggaagaaaatgaaaaattgcagaagGAAGATCAGGAACTTATAACGATATCCCAGCATTTAGAGGAAGAATTGAAGACaattagggaaaattttgcCATTCAGGAGAAATCTCTGCAGGAAAACTCACAAAGCAtcattgaaaatcaaaaagaaaacattcaaagTCTTCAGGAGGAAATTCAAAAGCTAACTGAAGAATCCCAGAAAATGGAGGAATTGTTAAAGAGGAAAGATGAAGAACGGGAAACAATGGCAAAGGCCTTAAGAGAAGAGTCTGAGAATGTCATAAAGAATCTTCAACAAGAAATCCAagaattagagaaaaattcccaaaatctTGCAGAGAAACTACGAAGGAAGGAAGAAGAACAAGCATTAGCGGAATCAATGCGAAACGAATCAAATAATCTCCTTCGGGATCATGAAACCAACATTCAGAAACTCCAGAATCACATTCAGGAACTAACTAAAAAGTCTGAGAATCTAGAAGAGGTGCTAAAGagaaagaatgaagaaaacgTGGCTCTTACAGAATCCCTGgaaaaagaatcaaagaaTATCATTGAAAATCTAAGGCAAGAGATCCAGAAGCTTCATGAGGAACTTCAAGGAATTACCGACAAGTATCATTCCTTGGAGCAAGAACTACAGCGAAAGGATGAAGAGCATACAAAACTATCGGAATGTTTGCAACAAAAGTCGGAGAATATCATCCGAGATCAGGAGACAAACATCCAAACACTTCAAGAAGAAATCCAGAAACTTTCAGAACATTCTGATTCCTTGGAGagcaaattgaatgaaaaggaATCACAGAATTCTCAAATGGAGGATGCATTTACAGAGAAATCGAGAGAATTGCAAGAAAACCACGAAAAGAAAGTGAAGGAACTTCAAGAAATCATCCAGGAACTTACAAAGAAATCCCaggaaatagaagaaaaactgAAGGAGGAACAACTCGTTAAAATGGAAGCTTTTCAATCACAGAACTTACTTGAAAATCAAACGAAAGAAGTTGAAGGATTGCAAATCAAACTCCAGGAAGTTGAGAAAGTCAAAGAGCAGCAATCAAATCTTATTCAAGAACATCTTGAACACCAGAAAGCCTCCAATTCCAAATGTCAAGAACTAGAAAACCAGCTCCAGGAGAAACAGGACGAATGTCTAAAACTAAAACAGATCCTTGAAGATCAGAAAATGATCATTAATGACATTCAACTCAAAGCCCAGGAAGGTAATGACAAATCAGCCGAATTAGCTGCATTGATCCAGAAAAAGGAGGCAGAGAGTGAAGATCTAACTAAGTCCTTCGAAGACAAGCTGAGAATAATCCTAGAGAAGCACGAAATGGACACACAAAGCTACCAAAAAGCAATAGATCAGCTGGAAGCAAAATCCGCAGAACTTGAAATAAAGATTCAGGAGAAAGATCAATTGTTGGAGGAAAAGTGCAAAGAGCTCAAGGATTGTTCTTCAGCGCACAAACAAAAGCTAGAAGAGTTGGAGTCACGTTATAGGCTGGAAAATGGAGATCTCCTGaaggaaatgaaggaaatcAATGAGGTACTTAAGGAGCGTGGGGAACTCATTTCCAGGCAACAATTGGAATTAGAAACATTCCAGACAACAACTGAAAAGCTAAAAATGCAACTTCAGGAAGCCGAACTGAGGATTGAAGAGCTCCAGAAACGTCCTCTGGCATCGCCTGATTCAATGGCATCCACATCTCAGACGCATCTTGCAGAGTCCACAGAATCTTTAGAGAATTTCGAGGAGAAATACGCAAAACTCCGAGTTTTGGCTACGAAGTTGAAGAAGAAGGTCAGTGAACAAGGTGTGCAAATAGCAAACTTGGAAGCAGAAGCAAAGGATCGTGGAAGTCTTCAAAAGGAGAATGAGAAATTGCGAGAAACCGTTGAGCGTCTTGATTCTGCTGATACAGGTGATGTGAAGTccttgaagaaagaaaaagaagcctTCTTGATAACTCAGCGGCAACTTCAGAAGGAGATTGAGGAACTCCGGAAAAGTCTAGCTGATAGCAAAGCTCAGCATAAGGAAGCCGTCCAGAGGGAGCAAAATGTAAAGAGTGAGCTGGAAAAATCAAAGGCAGCTGCTAAGAAATCCAACGTTCTGTCCCTGGAAATTGATGCCTACGAGAAATCTCTTAATGAAGTCTCCCAGAAGCTCGATGCTAAGAAACATCAAGTTAAGGACCTCGAAGCAAGTCTCGAGAGTCAAAGAGAATCGATAAAGACTCTAAATGATCAGATTCGTGTCCTCGAGGAAAGTTTTAAATCCGAACAGAATCACTCGGCTGAGTTGAAGAAGCAAATTGATTCGCAACAGAAGAAACTCCGTGAGAGTGATCATGAGAAAACAGAGCTACGTCTCAAGCTCGATCAAGCGAATAAGGCAATCGATGCTGGACGGCAAGATCTTGAAGAAATACGTGGTCAATTGTCGGAAAAGGGTCAAGAGACTGAGAAAGTCGGGTCGATTTTGCAAGCAGAGCGAGATAAGTTTGTTCGTCAAGTTTTCAATCTTGAAGAGGAAGTTTCACGTCTCCGAACTGAAATATCGGAAAAGTCTAAAGAACTCGAAGAAACCCTTGCAGAGTTCTCCAGCTATAAAGTTCGCGCTCAGGCAGTTCTAATGAAGCGTCATGAAACAAAGGATACAAGCCGGGAAAGGGAGCTTGAGGAAGAAGTCGCTGCTCTTCAGAGTACCGTTGAGAGTCTCAATGCGCGTCAAGCATCAATGAAACAGCAACACGATGAGCTGGAAAGGATGGTTAAAGTCTTCCAGGATGAGAAAATCCGCACGCAAACGCGGTTGAAGGAACTATCAATTCAGCTTGAAGAAACTCGCCTAACAAATGAAGGTCTTATTGAGGCAAACAAGAAGCAATTGCAGGATCACCAAGAGGCGCTCAAAGTTCAACGGCAGCACATTGAGACGCTAAATGCCTGCTTTAAAACCCAAATTGATGATCTGCACGAGAAGTACTCGAAGGAGCTCGCAAATATCCGTGTTCAGCCGGAAGTTCCGGACTCGTCGAATGCATCGGAGGTTCGTAGAGAGGATCGTTCAAGATTCCCCTTTGATATCGCAACGACAGATGAGCAAAAAATGGACCTAATGCTGATGGAGCGGGAAGATGGTGAAGGGTCTGAGAATACATCACAATCTTCGCAAGTTGTGGCACGGAAGACAAGTAGAGGACGACGGGATTTGATCCCATTGGATGAATTGCTGAATTCTCCTTTTGAAGATCATGCGCCAGCCTATGAAGGGGCTGCGTCCATTTCACCGAATGCCGAACTTCAGGCCACGAAGGAGAAGCTCCAAGCGAGTGAGAATCACATTAAACACCTGACAGCTCTCCTGGCGGAAGCAGAACAAGATCTAGCAAAGTTGAGTCAACTAAATGAAATGCTAAAGGAGGAGGTACGACGGCAGCAGAGATCACTAGAACGGGAGAGTCACATGCATAATTCTGAGTATCTCAAGAACGTCATCTTTAAG TTCCTAACCCTGAGCCAAGGGGATGAGAAAGCGCACCTGGTGCCTGTCCTCAATACCATCCTCAAATTAAGCCCAGAAGAGACGCAGAAACTGCATTCAGTGGCACGTGGGGGTGATGGAATTGGTTGGGGGAGCTTCCTACCGATATGGTCGAATCATCAGTAA